Proteins from a single region of Rhea pennata isolate bPtePen1 chromosome 4, bPtePen1.pri, whole genome shotgun sequence:
- the ENPP6 gene encoding glycerophosphocholine cholinephosphodiesterase ENPP6 isoform X2 — translation MIGNYMWDPTTNVSFDIGVNKESLLPLWWNGSEPLWVTMMKEKKNVSMYYWPGCEVEILGVRPSYCREYFSVPSDENFADAISDALESLRNGSAEMAAVYYERIDVEGHHYGPASLQRQNAVKEVDKALSNMIKQIKSKGLQNDINVLLFSDHGMTDISWVDKVIELKNYINMSDTIQMKDRGPVVSLWPVQEKHTEIYEKLKAVEHMHVYNIQDIPDRFFYKKGKFVSPLTLVAEKGWFIVESREKLPFWENGTGRREAWQNGWHGYDNELMEMRGFFLAYGPDFKSNFRAPPIRSVDVYNIMCSLAGVQPLPNNGSWSRVECMLRSAAPGAPRPAPGSCLLLALVLLSPFA, via the exons ATGATTGGAAATTACATGTGGGACCCAACTACGAATGTATCTTTCGATATTGGTGTGAATAAAGAAAGCCTGTTACCTCTATGGTGGAACGGATCAGAGCCTTTGTGGGTCACaatgatgaaagaaaagaagaatgtcTCTATGTATTACTGGCCAG gTTGTGAGGTTGAAATCCTTGGAGTCAGACCAAGTTATTGCCGCGAGTACTTCAGCGTCCCGTCGGACGAAAACTTTGCGGATGCAATCAGTGACGCCCTCGAGTCCTTGCG CAACGGCAGCGCGGAGATGGCCGCGGTGTACTACGAGCGCATTGATGTGGAAGGGCACCACTACGGCCCCGCGTCCCTGCAGCGCCAGAACGCCGTGAAGGAGGTCGACAAAGCCTTAAGCAACATGATCAAGCAAATCAAG AGCAAGGGTCTTCAGAACGACATCAATGTCCTCCTCTTCTCCGACCACGGGATGACCGACATCTCCTGGGTGGACAAAGTGATTGAGCTGAAGAACTACATCAATATGAGTGATACCATACAAATGAAGGACCGAGGTCCTGTTGTGAGCCTTTGGCCAGTTCAAGAGAAGCACACGGAG atataTGAAAAATTGAAAGCTGTGGAACACATGCACGTTTATAACATCCAGGATATTCCAGACAGGTTTTtctacaaaaaaggaaaatttgtgTCTCCTCTAACACTTGTGGCTGAAAAAGGATGGTTCATAGTAGAG AGCAGGGAGAAGCTGCCCTTCTGGGAGAACGGCACCGGGCGCCGGGAGGCCTGGCAGAACGGCTGGCACGGCTACGACAACGAGCTCATGGAGATGCGCGGCTTCTTCCTCGCCTACGGGCCAG atttcaAATCCAACTTCCGGGCGCCGCCGATCCGGTCCGTGGATGTCTACAACATCATGTGCAGCCTCGCGGGAGTGCAGCCGCTGCCCAACAACGGCTCCTGGTCCAGGGTGGAGTGCATGCTGaggagcgcggccccgggggcgccgcggcccgccccgggcagctgcctcctgctcGCCTTGGTCCTGCTCTCGCCCTTTGCGTAG